A window from Oncorhynchus mykiss isolate Arlee chromosome 9, USDA_OmykA_1.1, whole genome shotgun sequence encodes these proteins:
- the LOC118936440 gene encoding uncharacterized protein LOC118936440, with product MPCFFASLQNCFSQNMGEMFSLVMQFRLPGNHMTDVYRVGKTCRYTPWTSREILCDRNYMEVSVRRTLPDIQTVPEHPTGGPKARSANFRRGAEAVASGYKRTAVVFSPSKKVMNVDEVQRKGYAIANTPTRLVLRSSHNAEKTYLQNVAGVPMRVLSTSNFFEQKWLVTRVDATAVCPTPEAVAFTPEVITWYMPKHIDPLFSSDAFTMLEVYMGIDAKRLDTEEMAARNYSVLVTEAHIIVEIPVGVVGGYFKSHIQDDQYFVTYTIEPMLELLWIEEVAHEDSSYKVLFPITTPPMARPPQVRNYTVPELAVFVLELGTFNLDVELLNITFPTMVLTVAECNARGFNVQEQRSPDNTLKTFRMEVPFSETVVFKRRAEQGVTTFTLQLIYGLVIFPEYEPFSHSAVVDTVLLDIGMSLDYAKLLLNGFLSLMICHPQSLATDQENFHITVDYRNQEPFFVLVGKRLLNHELAQQYLTEGDADLTITLPFSSPDAVFESVHSSSVRSRLDVALLNPYNNMTIKYFSLDCSFLKTLTGSPTYKCFSNGTMTALALKVESAPGLNPGQLTLSDPTCGPTYCDDRFAYFHFTVNSCGTTRKFINNVMLYENEISLPDEHEVKLNATMSSEEEYQLKVSCYYVANITRTLAFLTRPRDNEPFAETGTCRLMVRMTLAQGLCPL from the exons ATGCCATGTTTTTTTGCTTCTCTTCAAAACTGCTTTTCCCAAAACATG GGTGAGATGTTCAGCTTGGTCATGCAGTTCAGGCTGCCAGGAAACCACATGACTGATGTGTATAGAGTGGGCAAAACCTGTCGCTACACCCCCTGGACCTCCCGAGAGATTCTGTGCGACCGCAACTACATGGAG GTGTCTGTCAGAAGGACTCTTCCAGACATCCAAACCGTCCCCGAACACCCCACCGGGGGCCCGAAAGCAAGGAGCGCCAACTTCCGGAGAGGAGCTGAG GCTGTTGCTTCAGGATACAAAAGGACAGCAGTCGTCTTTAGTCCTAGCAAGAAGGTCATGAATGTGGATGAGGTCCAAAGAAAGGGCTATGCAATAGCCAACACTCCCACACGACTGGTATTAAGAAGCTCTCATAATGCAGAGAAGACATACCTCCAGAAT GTAGCTGGGGTTCCGATGCGGGTGCTCTCAACCTCAAACTTCTTTGAGCAGAAGTGGCTGGTTACTCGAGTAGATGCCACGGCTGTTTGTCCAACACCAG AGGCAGTGGCCTTTACTCCAGAAGTGATCACCTGGTACATGCCCAAGCACATAGACCCACTTTTCTCCTCTGATGCCTTCACTATGTTGGAGGTGTACATGGGAATTGACGCTAAGAGGCTGGACACTGAAGAAATGGCTGCCAGAAACTACTCGGTTTTAGTCACAGAGGCTCATATTATTGTTGAAATTCCGGTGGGGGTGGTTGGCGGCTATTTCAAG AGCCATATTCAGGATGACCAGTACTTTGTCACTTATACCATTGAGCCCATGCTTGAGTTGCTGTGGATCGAGGAGGTCGCACACGAGGACTCCAGCTATAAAGTCCTCTTCCCTATCACAACACCTCCGATGGCCAGGCCTCCACAAGTTCGCAACT ACACAGTTCCTGAGCTGGCAGTGTTTGTGCTTGAGTTGGGGACCTTCAACCTTGATGTGGAGCTGCTGAACATCACCTTTCCCACCATGGTGCTAACTGTTGCAGAGTGCAACGCCAGAGGCTTCAATGTTCAGGAGCAGAGATCCCCAGACAACACCTTGAAGACCTTCAGGATGGAGGTGCCCTTCTCAGAGACGGTGGTCTTTAAG AGAAGGGCGGAACAAGGTGTCACAACCTTCACTCTTCAGCTGATCTACGGCCTGGTCATCTTTCCAGAGTATGAgcctttctctcactctgccgTTGTGGACACTGTACTGCTGGACATTGGTATGTCTCTGGACTACGCCAAACTACTCTTGAATGGTTTCCTCTCCTTAATGATT TGCCACCCTCAGTCACTGGCAACTGATCAGGAGAACTTCCACATcactgtggactacaggaaccAAGAGCCCTTTTTCGTCTTGGTTGGCAAGCGGCTGCTTAACCATGAGCTtgctcaacagtatttaacagagGGCGACGCAGACCTCACCATCACGTTGCCCTTCTCTTCGCCGGACGCAGTGTTTGAG TCGGTTCACTCGTCCTCTGTCAGGAGCAGACTGGATGTGGCTCTGTTGAATCCTTACAACAACATGACCATCAAATACTTTTCCCTGGATTGCAGCTTCCTCAAAACGCTGACTG GCTCCCCCACCTACAAGTGTTTCTCTAACGGAACGATGACTGCGCTGGCGCTGAAGGTGGAGTCTGCTCCCGGTCTGAACCCCGGTCAGCTGACCCTGAGCGACCCCACCTGTGGTCCCACCTACTGCGACGATCGCTTCGCCTACTTCCACTTCACTGTGAACTCCTGTGGCACCACCAGGAAG TTTATCAACAATGTCATGCTGTATGAGAACGAAATCTCCTTGCCAGATGAACATGAGGTGAAGCTGAATGCCACGATGTCTTCAGAGGAGGAATATCA GTTGAAGGTTTCCTGCTACTATGTGGCCAACATCACTCGCACATTAGCCTTCCTGACCAGGCCGCGTGACAACGAGCCTTTTGCCGAGACTGGGACGTGTCGACTAATGGTCAGAATGACACTCGCTCAGG GTCTTTGTCCATTGTGA